The Brasilonema sennae CENA114 genome includes a region encoding these proteins:
- a CDS encoding VOC family protein: MNQGQQTAIEGIYEVCIGVKEPISAIQYWELFGYRVGQVGELSQAAAYQLYGINSSLRSIRLYHQYIDHGLLRLMIWENPTNQGLGMGSMKVKGNRWATTLTDDVLNILNHVEEAKAAGWEIKNTFPRWEVIYNKEKKSRPFIEPVIGVREMLLLQPLMRQVFFQRFGYTLPHYGNINVNSPLKTSQFTHMGMIIQDDSKETLKFYDEVLGLLRVRDDVETSYESSIAGREIFDLQKGEKFYLTAFDDPRSSQTNIFAARSGRLYIIRFPDVIKLNSRFEAAQPGCLGVCLYTYRVRGLDMYCDRIKASPVQKYTNLVPNEFGEMSFSFVAPDGYFWTLLEAP, from the coding sequence ATGAACCAAGGGCAACAAACTGCTATTGAAGGCATCTACGAAGTGTGTATTGGTGTCAAAGAACCAATTTCTGCTATTCAATACTGGGAACTCTTTGGCTATCGCGTTGGTCAAGTTGGTGAATTATCACAAGCAGCAGCATACCAACTGTATGGCATCAATTCGTCCTTACGTTCGATTCGTCTTTACCATCAATATATAGATCATGGTTTGCTTCGTCTGATGATTTGGGAAAATCCCACCAATCAGGGATTAGGGATGGGATCAATGAAAGTGAAGGGAAATCGCTGGGCTACGACCTTAACAGACGATGTGTTGAACATTTTAAATCATGTGGAGGAGGCAAAAGCAGCCGGTTGGGAAATTAAAAATACATTCCCTCGCTGGGAAGTGATTTACAACAAGGAGAAAAAAAGCCGTCCTTTCATCGAACCAGTGATCGGAGTGCGAGAAATGCTCTTATTACAACCTTTAATGCGACAGGTTTTCTTTCAGAGATTTGGTTATACATTACCACATTATGGGAACATTAACGTAAATTCTCCCCTCAAGACAAGCCAGTTTACTCATATGGGGATGATTATTCAGGATGACAGCAAAGAAACTCTAAAGTTTTATGACGAAGTTTTAGGTTTGCTGCGTGTGCGTGACGATGTAGAAACAAGCTACGAATCTTCTATAGCAGGTCGAGAAATTTTTGATCTCCAAAAGGGGGAAAAGTTTTATCTTACCGCCTTTGATGATCCCCGGTCTTCTCAAACAAACATATTTGCCGCACGTTCCGGCAGACTTTATATCATTCGCTTTCCTGATGTGATTAAGTTAAATTCTAGGTTTGAAGCTGCACAACCGGGTTGCTTGGGAGTTTGTCTTTACACCTACCGGGTGCGAGGACTAGATATGTATTGCGATCGCATCAAAGCAAGCCCCGTGCAAAAGTATACAAACCTCGTTCCTAACGAGTTTGGAGAGATGAGTTTCTCTTTTGTTGCACCAGATGGGTACTTTTGGACGTTGTTAGAAGCTCCATAA
- a CDS encoding ABC transporter ATP-binding protein, whose protein sequence is MKTYLSKFLYVISAKKRTIFVLLCLFLLTSVLDALGIGLVGPFMSLATHPDLVFKSSWLHWGYVNSGLKSTSQYIALLGLGIIFVFAIKSLLYFQVQRYIFNFSLTQQGLLRLRLLHGYLTVNYTYHLSKNSASLIQNIIHETFLFCYSVTLPLLSTAANSVVVFALIILLLKTDVSATASILLMLTLAFAFYNRFKDKMAYWGKEGSESDTEMIRIINHSVGGLKETRVIGCESYFESQMNIQAQRHALTGSLFQVFQNLPRIAIEALLVTFIVCFISISLVFNQNPQNLISILSIFAVASIRLIPAASQLMSALGTLRNSSYSLNKLYFDLQELENSKLKSINYIDVLYKSEPEEFIRKSNNLKKLNFIDKISIKQLNYCYPNVSKQALNNLDLTINKGESIALIGKSGAGKTTLVDVILGLLIPNDGDIKVDGVSIYNDNLRYWQNMIGYIPQSIFLMDDTIERNIAFGVPDNQIDSQQLQRAIKTAQLEELILQLPDGMKTSVGERGVRLSGGQRQRIGIARALYHQREILILDEATSALDNETENLISEAIRSLSRTKTLILIAHRLSTVEHCDRIYVLEHGRIVKSGSYREVVLGQTISS, encoded by the coding sequence ATGAAAACATATCTTTCAAAGTTTTTATACGTCATATCGGCGAAGAAAAGAACAATTTTTGTTTTATTATGTTTGTTTTTATTAACTTCAGTCTTGGATGCTTTAGGTATTGGATTAGTAGGACCGTTCATGAGTTTAGCCACACACCCAGATTTAGTTTTTAAAAGCTCCTGGTTACATTGGGGCTACGTGAATTCAGGTTTAAAATCTACTAGTCAATATATTGCTTTATTAGGATTGGGAATTATTTTTGTTTTTGCCATTAAATCATTATTATACTTCCAAGTTCAAAGATACATTTTTAACTTCAGTCTAACTCAGCAGGGATTACTTAGACTCAGGTTACTGCATGGTTATTTAACAGTTAATTATACTTATCACTTAAGTAAAAATAGTGCCTCATTAATTCAAAATATTATTCACGAAACTTTTCTTTTCTGTTATTCTGTAACGCTTCCTCTTCTGAGTACTGCTGCAAACTCTGTTGTTGTATTTGCTTTAATAATTCTGTTACTTAAAACAGATGTTTCGGCAACAGCCAGCATTTTGTTAATGCTCACATTGGCATTTGCTTTTTATAATAGATTTAAAGACAAGATGGCTTATTGGGGTAAAGAAGGAAGTGAATCAGATACTGAAATGATTCGGATTATAAATCATAGTGTAGGAGGATTAAAAGAAACAAGAGTTATAGGTTGCGAATCGTACTTTGAGAGTCAGATGAACATACAAGCTCAAAGACACGCATTGACAGGTAGTTTATTTCAAGTTTTTCAAAACTTACCACGTATTGCAATTGAGGCACTTCTAGTTACATTTATAGTATGTTTCATATCTATATCTTTAGTCTTCAATCAAAATCCACAAAACCTAATTTCAATTTTAAGTATTTTCGCTGTTGCCTCTATTCGGTTAATTCCAGCAGCTAGTCAATTAATGTCTGCACTAGGTACATTAAGAAATTCAAGTTATTCACTTAATAAATTGTATTTTGACTTACAAGAATTAGAAAATAGTAAATTAAAGAGTATCAATTACATCGATGTTTTGTATAAATCCGAACCAGAAGAATTTATTAGAAAATCAAATAATTTAAAGAAACTAAATTTTATAGATAAAATAAGTATAAAGCAACTTAATTATTGTTATCCTAACGTATCAAAACAAGCTTTAAATAATTTAGACTTAACTATTAACAAGGGTGAATCGATTGCTTTAATTGGTAAATCTGGAGCAGGAAAAACGACTTTGGTAGATGTTATTTTAGGTTTATTGATACCTAATGATGGAGACATTAAAGTTGATGGAGTATCGATTTATAATGACAATTTACGCTATTGGCAAAATATGATTGGCTATATTCCTCAATCAATTTTTCTAATGGACGACACGATTGAAAGGAATATTGCTTTTGGTGTCCCAGATAATCAAATTGATTCACAACAATTGCAAAGGGCAATTAAAACTGCTCAACTTGAAGAATTGATTTTGCAACTCCCTGATGGAATGAAAACTTCTGTTGGAGAACGTGGGGTGCGGTTGTCTGGTGGTCAGCGTCAACGGATAGGAATTGCTCGAGCGCTTTACCACCAAAGAGAGATTTTAATTTTAGATGAAGCTACATCAGCATTAGATAATGAAACAGAAAACCTAATTTCTGAGGCAATCCGGTCATTGAGTCGTACAAAAACCTTAATCCTTATTGCTCATAGACTTTCCACTGTAGAACATTGCGATCGCATCTATGTACTTGAACATGGAAGGATAGTCAAGTCAGGAAGTTATCGAGAGGTGGTCTTGGGACAAACGATCTCATCTTGA
- a CDS encoding AMIN domain-containing protein yields MLLGQSPAPQTAPSAEVVQVTEVKANPTDKGVEIILQTTKGQALQLVNRSTGNTFIAEIPNAQLRLPSGERFIFRSEKPIGGVTEITVTNFDAKTIRVTVKGEAGVPIVELFDSPNEGLIFSVASTAQRAQQGQNPTPNSSPNLAEGQAEGSQQHQNQTQLTQPSASGDEPIELVVTGQQDGYLIPDASIAKTDTPILNTSRSIQVIPQQVLEDHKVVELQHALRNVSGVVISGGPRDAFQNFTIRGFSSGGIYRNGLRIGSKVLSWI; encoded by the coding sequence ATGTTACTGGGGCAGTCGCCAGCACCACAAACAGCACCTTCTGCTGAAGTCGTCCAAGTTACAGAAGTTAAGGCAAATCCCACCGATAAAGGTGTGGAGATCATCTTACAGACAACTAAAGGGCAGGCGTTGCAACTAGTCAATCGCAGCACTGGCAATACCTTCATTGCTGAAATTCCCAATGCTCAACTGCGCCTACCGTCGGGAGAGAGATTCATATTCCGCTCCGAAAAACCAATTGGGGGTGTTACCGAGATAACAGTAACTAACTTTGACGCCAAGACTATCCGGGTGACAGTCAAAGGTGAGGCGGGTGTACCAATTGTTGAGTTGTTTGATAGTCCAAATGAGGGTCTTATCTTTAGCGTCGCGAGTACTGCACAAAGGGCGCAGCAGGGGCAAAACCCCACCCCAAATTCCTCCCCGAACCTCGCAGAGGGGCAGGCGGAGGGGTCACAGCAGCACCAAAACCAGACACAGCTAACTCAACCATCAGCATCGGGTGATGAACCGATTGAGTTGGTGGTGACAGGGCAGCAAGACGGATATCTCATCCCTGATGCTTCCATTGCAAAAACCGACACTCCCATCCTGAATACCTCTCGATCTATTCAAGTAATTCCTCAACAGGTGCTAGAGGATCACAAAGTTGTTGAGCTACAACACGCCTTGAGGAATGTTTCAGGAGTAGTCATATCAGGAGGACCTCGTGATGCATTTCAAAACTTTACCATTAGAGGCTTTAGTAGTGGTGGTATTTACAGAAACGGTCTGAGAATCGGAAGTAAGGTATTGAGTTGGATATAG
- the aspS gene encoding aspartate--tRNA ligase, with the protein MRTYYCGELRKEHIGETVTLYGWVDRRRDHGGVIFIDLRDSTSIVQVVSDPQRTPNSYDLANSLRNEYVVEITGRVTQRPEESLNPRIPTGEIEIYADTIKLLNSVAKQLPFQVSTADADPVREELRLKYRYLDLRRDRMANNLQLRHQVVKAMRRYLEDVEGFLEVETPILTRSTPEGARDYLVPSRVNPSEWFALPQSPQLFKQLLMVSGLDRYYQIARCFRDEDLRADRQPEFTQLDMEMSFMSQEEIIELNEKLVCHIFKTVKGIELQRPFPRLVYPEAMERYGSDKPDTRYDLELVDVSDVVKDCGFKVFREAVTNGGIVKILPIPNGNDSISNVRIKPGGDLFKEATDAGAKGLAYIRVRDDGEIDTIGAIKDNLTPEQKQEILRRTDAKPGHLLLFAAADTATVNKTLDRLRQVIAREFGLIDPEKINLLWITDFPMFEWNAQENRLEALHHPFTAPHPDDLSDLKSARAQAYDLVFNGFEVGGGSLRIYQREIQEQVFEAIGLSPEEADNKFGFLLEAFEYGTPPHGGIAYGLDRLVMLLAKEESIRDVIAFPKTQQARCLLTDAPSLVDTKQLKELHVASTYKPKS; encoded by the coding sequence ATGCGAACTTACTATTGCGGCGAACTCCGAAAAGAACACATTGGAGAAACTGTTACCTTGTACGGATGGGTAGACCGTCGCCGCGATCATGGAGGTGTAATATTTATAGATTTACGCGATAGCACTAGTATTGTGCAAGTTGTCAGCGATCCCCAGCGTACCCCTAATTCCTATGATTTGGCAAATAGCCTACGAAATGAATACGTTGTTGAAATCACAGGTAGAGTGACGCAACGTCCTGAAGAATCCTTAAACCCCCGCATACCTACAGGCGAAATAGAAATCTACGCCGATACAATTAAACTTCTCAACTCAGTCGCTAAACAGTTACCATTTCAAGTTTCCACTGCAGACGCCGATCCTGTGCGGGAAGAGTTGCGGCTCAAGTATCGTTATTTAGATTTGCGGCGCGATCGCATGGCAAACAATTTGCAACTGCGCCATCAAGTTGTCAAAGCGATGCGTCGTTACCTAGAAGACGTGGAAGGTTTCCTAGAAGTTGAAACCCCCATCCTCACCCGTTCCACTCCCGAAGGTGCGCGGGATTATCTCGTACCCAGTCGCGTTAACCCTAGTGAATGGTTTGCTTTACCGCAATCACCCCAGCTGTTCAAACAATTGCTGATGGTATCCGGCTTAGATCGATACTATCAAATTGCGCGTTGCTTCCGCGATGAAGACTTACGCGCCGACAGACAACCGGAATTTACCCAGTTGGACATGGAAATGAGCTTCATGTCCCAAGAAGAGATTATCGAATTAAACGAGAAGTTAGTTTGTCATATTTTCAAGACAGTTAAAGGCATTGAATTACAACGTCCTTTCCCGCGTCTAGTCTACCCCGAGGCAATGGAACGTTATGGTAGTGATAAACCAGATACACGTTATGATTTAGAACTCGTCGATGTCTCGGATGTTGTCAAAGACTGTGGCTTCAAAGTCTTTCGCGAAGCTGTTACCAATGGAGGAATTGTCAAAATTCTTCCTATTCCCAACGGGAACGATTCAATTTCTAACGTCCGTATCAAACCAGGCGGTGATTTATTCAAGGAAGCAACTGATGCAGGTGCTAAAGGTTTAGCTTACATCCGAGTCAGGGATGATGGAGAAATCGACACTATTGGTGCAATTAAAGACAACCTCACCCCAGAGCAAAAACAGGAAATCTTACGCCGGACAGATGCAAAACCCGGTCATTTACTGCTTTTCGCGGCTGCTGACACTGCTACCGTTAATAAAACATTAGATCGGTTACGCCAAGTTATCGCTAGAGAATTTGGGTTAATAGATCCAGAAAAAATTAACTTGCTCTGGATTACAGACTTTCCCATGTTTGAATGGAACGCACAGGAAAATCGCCTAGAAGCACTCCATCACCCATTTACTGCACCTCATCCTGATGATTTGAGTGACTTAAAAAGTGCAAGAGCACAAGCTTATGACTTGGTGTTCAACGGTTTTGAAGTAGGCGGTGGTAGTCTGCGGATTTATCAGCGCGAAATTCAGGAGCAGGTGTTTGAGGCGATTGGACTTTCCCCAGAGGAAGCAGATAATAAGTTTGGCTTTCTGTTGGAAGCGTTTGAATATGGTACCCCGCCTCACGGTGGGATCGCCTATGGTTTAGATCGCTTGGTGATGTTGCTAGCCAAAGAAGAATCAATTCGCGACGTCATAGCTTTTCCAAAGACGCAACAAGCACGTTGTTTGCTCACAGATGCACCTTCGTTGGTAGATACGAAGCAGTTAAAAGAGTTGCATGTTGCCTCGACTTATAAGCCTAAGTCTTAG
- a CDS encoding AbrB family transcriptional regulator has protein sequence MNQILSVAPPQQVTTQQQALKSKQILVKSLIVLGWEMLLALPIGLILARFHIGGIAWIFGGIVSGAVVLQTYRVWGGCTLKPNRTARKTGMALVGLNVGFCVGNAHLADVASCLPIFALITFFLLLCGTVIGYIYSHISKTNILTAMLATVPGGVGPMSAIAADYGKNVTLVALVQAIRVTTVVFLIPLIARVSSGQQIYPQALPVKSVLFSLEPSQLGLLLLALLFGGLAVYLAILSKIPAGEFFGAIVAGIAFNPLCEWLPFVGDVNFTLPPLVNIVGQMLLGITIGEYWGDKPAFTKRTIVCALMSVGMTLVAGGLASILTMELTSWDWLTCLLVTAPGGSAEMILVALALDHNVEIVTAGHLVRLIAINSSLPLWVFLFRRLESQSLESTSVERKVL, from the coding sequence ATGAATCAGATTTTAAGTGTAGCGCCTCCTCAACAGGTTACTACTCAACAGCAAGCTCTAAAGTCCAAGCAAATTCTTGTAAAGTCGTTAATTGTCTTGGGGTGGGAAATGCTTTTGGCATTACCCATAGGTTTGATTTTGGCAAGATTTCACATTGGAGGAATTGCCTGGATATTTGGTGGTATAGTCTCTGGTGCAGTTGTGCTTCAGACTTATCGGGTTTGGGGTGGGTGTACCCTCAAACCTAATCGGACAGCTAGAAAGACGGGAATGGCGCTTGTCGGACTAAATGTTGGCTTTTGTGTAGGTAACGCTCATTTAGCTGATGTTGCTTCTTGTCTTCCTATTTTCGCTTTGATCACGTTCTTTTTGTTGCTGTGTGGTACCGTAATTGGCTACATTTACTCCCACATCAGCAAAACAAATATTTTAACAGCGATGCTGGCTACAGTACCGGGTGGTGTGGGGCCGATGTCGGCGATCGCTGCAGACTACGGCAAAAATGTTACCCTTGTCGCACTCGTACAAGCAATTCGCGTTACAACTGTAGTTTTTTTGATTCCCCTCATTGCTAGAGTATCATCTGGTCAGCAAATTTATCCGCAAGCACTCCCCGTCAAAAGTGTCTTGTTCAGTCTCGAACCATCCCAATTAGGATTACTTTTATTGGCTCTGTTATTTGGTGGATTAGCAGTATATCTTGCTATCTTAAGCAAAATTCCGGCTGGCGAGTTTTTTGGTGCAATAGTCGCTGGGATAGCGTTTAATCCTTTGTGTGAATGGCTGCCTTTCGTGGGTGATGTAAACTTTACTTTACCGCCTCTAGTCAATATAGTGGGGCAAATGCTTTTGGGAATAACCATTGGTGAGTATTGGGGTGACAAACCCGCTTTCACAAAAAGGACTATAGTCTGCGCTTTAATGTCTGTAGGAATGACGCTGGTTGCAGGGGGGCTTGCTTCCATCCTTACTATGGAATTAACTTCCTGGGACTGGTTAACCTGTTTGCTGGTTACAGCACCGGGAGGTTCGGCAGAAATGATTTTAGTTGCCCTGGCATTAGATCATAATGTCGAAATTGTCACAGCTGGTCATTTGGTGCGATTAATTGCTATTAACAGTTCTCTACCATTGTGGGTATTTCTGTTTCGCCGTCTTGAGAGTCAATCTTTGGAATCAACTTCAGTAGAGCGAAAAGTTTTGTGA
- a CDS encoding GumC family protein: MEPVPNSEEIDFQKYWLILQRRWLPTVGVCGVVVIIASLLAFSSKPTYKAEGSLLIKTNRTSSLTGLGEAIGRLEALTTESNPSETQAKIVASVPVIQETIAELNLRDEKGKRITIEELTNSLKISSLKGTEILQVSYTDKDPKLAARVVNKVMQAYIKNNIEANRQEAVSARKFIQKQLPTTEVSVKEAESGLRKFKENNQIITLQEEATAAVEAIAKLDDQISQAQAQLEDVTAKSEKLQAQAKIDSQQTVINSSLTQASGIQQVLTQLQEAQSQLAVERTRLKPEHPIIVNLQEKVAALNSVLQQRMKQVTGSNQQISLGNLQNGSLREKLLEDYAGMEAQRVGFVKQIATLSNQRTLYKERANILPRLEQTQRELERKLKAAQTTYETLLTRLQEVQVAENQNIGNARVISPALVPDKSTGSGKILIIGAGAVLGVLFGAIAAFALDTIDPSLKTVKQAKELFKYTLLGVIPLTGKNQKKSFKRSKVDQPIPRVIGRDIPHFPVGDAYQMLQANLKFLSSDREPRVIVVTSSVSGEGRSEVAANLAMAMTQVGHRVLLVDADMRHPVQHHIWNLTNAVGLSHVIVNPDTLDLALQEVMPNLHVIPAGVVPPNPVALLDSKCMAALVSSFAEEYDFVIFDTAPLGGVADAAVLGNLVDGILWVVRPGVVDFPSANAARDFLKQSGHNVLGMVINGVNVKGEPDSYFYYTKEAVESSRSVSQNSVVVRRN; this comes from the coding sequence ATGGAGCCTGTACCAAACTCTGAAGAAATAGATTTTCAAAAATACTGGCTGATCCTGCAAAGACGCTGGCTTCCTACAGTAGGAGTTTGTGGAGTTGTTGTGATCATTGCATCCTTACTTGCATTTTCATCAAAACCCACGTACAAGGCAGAAGGAAGCCTGTTGATTAAGACAAACCGTACCTCCTCTCTAACAGGTTTGGGGGAAGCTATTGGACGGCTTGAGGCTTTAACTACTGAAAGCAATCCGTCTGAGACTCAAGCAAAGATAGTGGCATCTGTTCCAGTTATTCAGGAAACCATTGCAGAACTTAATCTTAGAGATGAGAAAGGTAAACGCATCACAATTGAAGAATTAACCAATTCACTAAAAATCAGCAGTCTCAAAGGAACTGAAATCCTGCAGGTTTCCTATACTGACAAAGACCCAAAACTGGCTGCTAGAGTTGTCAATAAGGTCATGCAAGCTTACATCAAAAATAACATAGAAGCGAATCGGCAAGAGGCAGTCTCCGCCCGCAAGTTTATTCAAAAACAACTACCAACAACAGAGGTATCTGTAAAAGAAGCTGAATCAGGGCTGCGCAAATTTAAAGAGAACAATCAAATCATCACTCTCCAAGAAGAAGCCACTGCTGCGGTTGAGGCGATCGCCAAGTTAGATGATCAAATTTCTCAAGCCCAGGCTCAACTAGAAGATGTCACTGCTAAGTCAGAAAAATTACAGGCTCAAGCAAAAATTGATTCGCAGCAAACCGTGATCAATTCCTCATTGACTCAGGCATCTGGGATTCAGCAAGTGCTGACTCAACTCCAGGAAGCACAAAGCCAACTTGCGGTTGAGCGTACTCGTTTGAAGCCAGAACACCCTATTATTGTCAACTTGCAAGAAAAAGTTGCGGCTCTCAACAGCGTGCTACAACAGCGGATGAAGCAGGTCACTGGTAGCAATCAGCAAATTTCCCTGGGGAATTTACAGAATGGCTCTCTGCGAGAAAAGCTACTGGAAGATTATGCTGGCATGGAAGCACAACGCGTTGGTTTCGTCAAACAAATCGCTACATTGTCAAACCAACGAACTCTCTACAAAGAGCGAGCAAATATCTTGCCCAGGCTAGAACAGACTCAGCGGGAACTTGAGCGCAAACTGAAAGCGGCTCAAACGACTTACGAAACACTCTTAACAAGACTGCAAGAGGTTCAAGTAGCAGAAAATCAAAATATTGGAAATGCTCGTGTCATCTCCCCTGCCTTGGTACCTGATAAATCTACTGGAAGTGGAAAAATCCTGATTATAGGGGCTGGAGCAGTTTTAGGTGTCTTGTTTGGTGCCATTGCTGCCTTTGCTTTAGATACAATTGACCCATCACTTAAGACAGTTAAACAAGCCAAGGAATTGTTCAAATACACCTTACTCGGGGTCATACCTTTAACAGGTAAAAATCAGAAGAAGAGTTTTAAAAGGTCAAAGGTGGATCAACCAATTCCCAGAGTGATTGGCAGAGACATTCCGCACTTCCCTGTTGGTGACGCGTACCAAATGCTACAAGCTAACTTGAAGTTTCTAAGTTCGGATAGAGAACCAAGAGTCATTGTGGTGACGAGTTCCGTTTCTGGTGAGGGTAGATCTGAGGTGGCAGCGAATTTAGCGATGGCGATGACTCAAGTGGGACATCGGGTTTTGCTGGTCGATGCCGATATGCGTCATCCAGTCCAGCATCATATTTGGAATTTGACGAATGCTGTAGGTCTAAGTCATGTCATAGTTAATCCGGATACCCTTGATCTAGCTTTACAGGAAGTGATGCCTAACCTACACGTTATTCCTGCTGGAGTTGTACCTCCAAATCCAGTAGCATTATTAGACTCTAAGTGTATGGCTGCACTTGTTAGCTCGTTTGCAGAAGAATATGATTTTGTCATCTTTGATACCGCTCCTTTAGGCGGAGTCGCAGATGCTGCAGTGTTAGGCAATCTAGTTGACGGTATACTATGGGTTGTTCGTCCAGGAGTCGTTGATTTTCCGAGTGCCAATGCGGCTAGAGACTTTTTGAAACAGTCAGGACACAATGTGTTGGGTATGGTAATTAATGGTGTGAATGTCAAGGGTGAGCCTGACAGCTATTTTTACTATACGAAAGAAGCAGTTGAGTCGAGTCGTAGTGTATCTCAAAATTCTGTAGTTGTAAGACGGAATTGA
- a CDS encoding DUF1838 domain-containing protein yields the protein MVAEIKEFDALHWVKTRSSLNPDESTFLVWQGKIYAFVPGEKRKLLFQIVGYSVSRCIPTEEGCWDFTSRELTYYLHPETGEILHKWHNPWTNETVPVVHVANSPVQGHFKGKFSAPVDGDWTTFVFDIFPTYPNPLGENPKFAEYSPHPIYQAAELFKLTVPTADLLNSELPSVTELKLSWDRIGPWLPWMKMGAHAGHLIYSAYGSKVNSLGELPQVLQDEINTRVPLYKDAPKSLLDVEDISSWLYFQHHFDAYLTGETFPVPEAEDV from the coding sequence ATGGTTGCCGAAATCAAAGAATTTGATGCCCTACATTGGGTGAAAACTCGTTCATCCCTTAATCCCGATGAATCAACCTTTCTCGTTTGGCAGGGCAAGATTTATGCTTTTGTCCCAGGTGAGAAGAGAAAACTTCTATTTCAAATAGTCGGTTACAGCGTGAGTAGGTGTATTCCAACAGAAGAAGGCTGCTGGGATTTTACCTCAAGGGAACTGACTTACTACCTTCACCCAGAAACAGGAGAAATTTTGCATAAGTGGCATAATCCTTGGACAAACGAGACAGTTCCAGTGGTACACGTTGCAAATAGTCCCGTACAAGGTCATTTTAAAGGTAAGTTTTCAGCACCAGTAGACGGAGACTGGACAACCTTTGTGTTTGATATATTTCCTACTTACCCTAATCCTCTTGGGGAAAATCCCAAGTTTGCTGAGTATAGCCCACACCCGATTTATCAAGCAGCGGAATTGTTTAAATTAACTGTACCAACTGCAGATTTATTAAACTCTGAACTTCCCTCGGTAACTGAACTCAAGCTAAGTTGGGACCGCATTGGTCCGTGGCTTCCTTGGATGAAAATGGGTGCACATGCTGGTCATCTGATCTATAGTGCTTATGGAAGCAAAGTCAATAGCTTGGGCGAGTTACCGCAAGTGCTGCAAGATGAAATCAATACTCGTGTTCCTTTGTACAAGGATGCGCCCAAATCGCTTCTTGATGTAGAAGATATAAGTTCTTGGCTTTATTTCCAACACCACTTTGATGCCTACTTGACAGGTGAAACCTTTCCAGTGCCAGAAGCGGAGGATGTTTAG
- a CDS encoding YdcF family protein produces MPSYQTKTQWLALVILGIMSALLLVVAITAFSIYFYGRANRVVKTDAAIVLGAAVWGDKPSPVFRERINHAIHLYKRGVVRTIIFTGGVGKNDDTSEAVVGKRYAMARGVKETDILVETESHTTHQNLENAQKVADKYHLSKFLIVSDPLHLKRAVLMAQDMGMDAYPSPTPTTRYRSFKSQFEFLMRETYFYFVYLVLKY; encoded by the coding sequence ATGCCCAGTTACCAAACCAAAACACAATGGCTAGCTTTGGTCATACTTGGGATTATGTCTGCACTTTTGCTGGTAGTTGCAATCACAGCATTCAGCATATACTTTTATGGTAGGGCTAACCGTGTTGTCAAAACTGATGCTGCTATAGTCCTGGGTGCAGCAGTTTGGGGAGACAAACCATCTCCAGTTTTCCGAGAAAGAATCAACCACGCCATTCATCTCTACAAAAGAGGAGTTGTACGTACTATCATTTTTACTGGTGGCGTTGGCAAAAATGATGATACATCAGAAGCCGTTGTGGGGAAACGCTATGCAATGGCGCGGGGAGTCAAAGAAACCGATATTCTTGTCGAAACAGAATCTCACACAACTCACCAAAACCTTGAGAATGCTCAAAAGGTAGCAGACAAATACCATTTGTCCAAATTTCTGATTGTTAGCGACCCTTTGCATCTTAAGCGAGCCGTGTTAATGGCACAAGACATGGGAATGGATGCCTATCCATCCCCTACGCCCACAACTCGCTACCGCAGTTTCAAAAGTCAGTTTGAGTTTTTAATGCGAGAGACATATTTTTACTTTGTCTACCTCGTATTAAAATACTAA